The following coding sequences lie in one Spinacia oleracea cultivar Varoflay chromosome 1, BTI_SOV_V1, whole genome shotgun sequence genomic window:
- the LOC110775640 gene encoding uncharacterized protein, translating to MGIENHQLSQARRQKWVLPLSLGLLLVYLVPLAYAATEHGTAARYGYNTPYTPTRCYYEDTTAFPANNLYAAAGEGIWNHGRACGKQYKVTCISAAAPNTCIPGTTITVKIVDRASTAVYHPSTTGTTLVLSTAAFNQLVKPFTATSINVQFEQVA from the exons ATGGGCATTGAAAATCATCAACTTTCACAAGCACGCCGGCAGAAATGGGTATTACCCCTCTCTCTCGGCCTTCTCCTCGTCTACCTTGTTCCCCTCGCTTATGCTGCTACCGAACATGGCACGGCCGCACGTTACGGTTACAACACACCGTATACAC CAACGAGGTGTTATTACGAAGACACAACGGCTTTCCCAGCAAACAACCTATATGCGGCAGCTGGGGAAGGAATATGGAACCATGGGAGAGCTTGTGGGAAGCAGTACAAAGTGACTTGCATAAGTGCAGCTGCCCCTAACACTTGTATTCCAGGCACCACCATCACGGTCAAAATCGTTGACCGAGCAAGCACCGCCGTGTACCACCCCTCGACTACCGGGACCACCCTTGTCCTCTCTACTGCCGCCTTTAATCAGCTTGTTAAGCCCTTTACTGCCACCTCGATTAACGTTCAATTCGAGCA GGTAGCATGA